Proteins encoded by one window of Girardinichthys multiradiatus isolate DD_20200921_A chromosome 14, DD_fGirMul_XY1, whole genome shotgun sequence:
- the LOC124881370 gene encoding NACHT, LRR and PYD domains-containing protein 4E-like isoform X2, with the protein MEPCEDRDGEVPGSKTTLSMEHEGQRSNAERDCDPKMKPDPSVLSQLSARKRKEQEPEPEPSCLSMKSNQSKPDYINFKLGQPSDAKRFKQSSEVGQSPHEHPMELGLIFMELEKNIGMFVKDELKSIQKFLCSDYPDCLEGQEQDEGLLGNEDEKQRRCSSREALLKITLDFLRRMKQDELADLLQSKSLITCQKTLKSDLKKKYQNVFEGISKSGNPTFLNQIYTELFITEGGTGEVNNEHEVRQIEAVSWTPDRPETPITHGDIFKPLTGRKEPIRTVMTKGVAGIGKTVLTQKFTLDWAENQANQDIQFMFPFTFRELNLLKGKQLSLAELVHHFFSETKEIYRFKELNVVFIFDGLDECRLPLDFHNNEILTDVTKSASVDVLLTNLIRGKLLPSARLWITTRPAAANRIPPEFVGMTTEIRGFSDLQKDEYFTKRFRYKKQEKMVISHIKKSRSLHIMCHIPIFCWITATVVEDMLNNKNREKLPNTLTEMYIHFLVVQAKVKKFKYDGGVETDSHWSPKSQKTMESLGKLAFEQLLKRNLLFYESDLTECGIDLKEVSVCSGVFTQIFQEERGLYQNTLFCFVHLSVQEFLAALHVHLTFIKSGVNPLVEDKMKSKDLEERNHESSEIDIYKSAVDMALESPDGHLDLFLRFLMGLSLETNQTLLRGLMSQTVTRSQINIEIAQYIKEKINKNLSVEKSINLFHCLNELKDQSLVEEIQQSLRTGSLLADQLSPAQWSALNFFLLSSDKSLEIFDLKKYFPSDNALLRLLPVVKASSKVILSGCNLTERSCEALSSVLSSQSSCVKELDLSNNNLKDSGVKLLCAELKSPHCELEVLRLSGCLITDEGFAALASALTLNPGHLRELDLSYNHPGEAGVQLLAAGVDDADWKLETLKVDPAGVQWLTAGLRKYSCSLSVDMNSVNKHLKLSDDHRKVTRVGEEQLYPDHPDRFDLFELLCTNGLSGRCYWEVEWSGKVYISVSYRGIKRKGHSDDSWFGFNDRSWCVICSDDGYAVWNNCTKVFIPSSSSSSSSSRRVTVYVDYPAGTLSFYRVSSDTLVHLYSFSTTFTEPLYPGFGFEFRDPSKGSWCSF; encoded by the exons ATGGAGCCGTGTGAGGACAGAGACGGGGAGGTTCCTGGCTCTAAAACAACTCTATCCATGGAACATGAGGGCCAGAG AAGTAACGCTGAAAGAGATTGTGACCCTAAAATGAAACCTGACCCATCTGTCCTGAGCCAGCTTTCAGCTAGAAAGAG GAAAGAACAGGAACCAGAACCTGAACCTAGCTGTCTGTCTATGAAGAGCAACCAATCAAAACCAGATTATATAAATTTTAAACTTGGCCAACCTTCAGATGCAAAGAG ATTCAAGCAGAGCTCAGAAGTTGGTCAATCTCCGCATGAGCATCCAATGGAGCTGGGCTTAATTTTTATG GAGCTGGAGAAAAATATTGGGATGTTTGTGAAGGATGAGCTGAAGAGCATCCAAAAGTTCTTATGTTCTGATTACCCTGACTGTTTAGAGGGTCAGGAACAGGACGAGGGGCTGTTGGGAAATGAAGACGAGAAGCAGAGGAGGTGCAGCAGCAGAGAGGCATTATTAAAGATCACTCTGGACTTCCTGAGACGGATGAAGCAAGATGAACTGGCTGACCTTCTGCAGAGCA aatcACTCATCACATGCCAGAAAACACTGAAGTCGGACCTCAAGAAGAAGTACCAGAATGTGTTTGAAGGGATTTCTAAATCAGGAAATCCAACCTTTCTGAATCAGATCTACACGGAGCTCTTCATCACAGAGGGAGGAACTGGAGAGGTCAACAATGAACATGAGGTCAGACAGATCGAAGCAGTGTCTTGGACACCAGACAGACCAGAAACACCAATTACACATGGAGACATATTTAAACCCCTAACTGGAAGAAAGGAACCAATCAGAACAGTCATGACTAAGGGAGTGGCTGGCATTGGGAAAACAGTCTTGACACAGAAGTTCACTCTGGACTGGGCTGAAAACCAAGCCAACCAGGACATCCAGTTCATGTTTCCATTCACGTTCAGAGAACTGAATCTGTTAAAAGGAAAACAGCTCAGCTTGGCGGAGCTTGTTCATCACTTTTTTAGTGAAACCAAAGAAATCTACAGGTTTAAAGagttaaatgttgttttcatcTTTGACGGATTGGATGAGTGTCGACTTCCTCTGGACTTCCACAACAATGAAATCCTGACGGATGTAACAAAGTCCGCCTCAGTGGATGTTCTTCTGACAAACCTCATCAGAGGGAAACTGCTTCCTTCAGCTCGCCTCTGGATAACCACACGACCTGCAGCAGCCAATCGGATCCCTCCTGAGTTTGTTGGCATGACGACGGAGATTAGGGGATTCTCTGACCTACAGAAAGATGAGTACTTCACAAAGAGATTTAGATATAAGAAGCAAGAAAAAATGGTAATTTCCCACATCAAGAAATCACGAAGCCTCCACATCATGTGCCACATCCCAATCTTCTGCTGGATCACTGCTACAGTTGTGGAAGACatgttaaacaacaaaaacagagaaaagctGCCAAACACCCTGACTGAGATGTACATACATTTCCTGGTGGTGCAGGCCAAGGTGAAGAAGTTCAAGTATGATGGAGGAGTGGAGACAGATTCACACTGGAGTCCAAAGAGCCAGAAGACGATGGAGTCTCTGGGAAAACTGGCTTTTGAGCAGCTTCTAAAAAGAAACCTCCTCTTCTATGAATCAGACCTGACAGAGTGTGGCATCGATCTCAAAGAAGTTTCAGTGTGCTCAGGAGTGTTCACACAGATCTTCCAAGAGGAGAGAGGGCTGTATCAGAACACTTTGTTCTGCTTCGTCCACCTGAGTGTTCAGGAGTTTCTGGCTGCTCTTCATGTTCATCTGACCTTCATCAAATCTGGAGTCAATCCGCTGGTAGAAGACAAAATGAAATCCAAGGATTTAGAAGAAAGAAACCATGAATCTTCAGAGATTGATATCTACAAGAGTGCTGTGGACATGGCCCTAGAGAGTCCCGATGGACACCTGGACCTGTTCCTCCGCTTCCTTATGGGTCTTTCACTGGAGACCAATCAGACTCTCCTAAGGGGACTGATGTCACAGACAGTAACCAGATCACAGATCAACATAGAAATAGCCCAGTACATCAAGgagaagataaataaaaatctttctgTGGAGAAAAGCATCAATCTGTTCCACTGTCTAAACGAACTAAAGGATCAGTCTCTGGTGGAGGAAATCCAACAATCTCTACGCACAGGAAGTCTTCTGGCAGATCAACTGTCTCCTGCTCAGTGGTCGGCTCTGAACTTCTTCCTGCTTTCATCAGATAAAAGTCTGGAGATCTTTGACCTGAAGAAATACTTTCCTTCAGATAATGCTCTTCTGAGGCTGCTGCCAGTAGTCAAAGCCTCCAGCAAAGTTAT ACTGAGTGGCTGTAACCTGACAGAGAGAAGCTGTGAAGCTCTATCCTCAGTTCTCAGCTCAcagtcttcctgtgtgaaagAGTTGGACCTGAGTAACAACAACCTGAAGGATTCAGGAGTGAAGCTGCTCTGTGCTGAACTGAAGAGTCCACACTGTGAACTTGAGGTTTTAAG GCTTTCTGGCTGTCTGATCACAGATGAAGGCTTTGCTGCTCTGGCCTCAGCTCTGACCTTGAATCCTGGTCACCTGAGAGAGCTGGACCTGAGTTACAATCATCCAGGAGAGGCAGGAGTTCAGCTTCTGGCAGCTGGAGTAGATGATGCAGACTGGAAGCTGGAGACTCTCAA GGTGGATCCTGCTGGAGTCCAGTGGTTAACAGCAGGTCTGAGGAAGT ATTCCTGTTCACTCTCAGTCGACATGAACTCTGTAAACAAACACCTCAAGTTATCTGACGACCACAGGAAGGTGACGCGTGTAGGAGAGGAGCAGCTCTATCCTGATCATCCAGACAGATTTGACCTCTTTGAGCTGCTGTGCACCAATGGACTGAGTGGTCGCTGTTACTGGGAGGTGGAGTGGAGTGGGAAGGTTTACATTTCTGTGAGTTACAGAGGAATCAAAAGAAAGGGACACAGTGACGACTCCTGGTTTGGATTTAATGATCGCTCCTGGTGTGTAATCTGCTCAGATGATGGTTACGCTGTTTGGAATAACTGTACAAAAGTTTTTatcccttcctcctcctcctcctcctcctcctccagaaGAGTAACAGTCTATGTGGACTATCCTGCTGGGACCCTGTCCTTCTACAGAGTCTCCTCAGACACACTGGTCCACCTCTACTCCTTCAGCACCACCTTCACTGAACCTCTTTATCCTGGATTTGGATTTGAATTCAGGGATCCTTCTAAGGGGTCTTGGTGCTCATTTTAG
- the LOC124881370 gene encoding NACHT, LRR and PYD domains-containing protein 1 allele 2-like isoform X1 → MEPCEDRDGEVPGSKTTLSMEHEGQRSNAERDCDPKMKPDPSVLSQLSARKRKEQEPEPEPSCLSMKSNQSKPDYINFKLGQPSDAKRFKQSSEVGQSPHEHPMELGLIFMELEKNIGMFVKDELKSIQKFLCSDYPDCLEGQEQDEGLLGNEDEKQRRCSSREALLKITLDFLRRMKQDELADLLQSKSLITCQKTLKSDLKKKYQNVFEGISKSGNPTFLNQIYTELFITEGGTGEVNNEHEVRQIEAVSWTPDRPETPITHGDIFKPLTGRKEPIRTVMTKGVAGIGKTVLTQKFTLDWAENQANQDIQFMFPFTFRELNLLKGKQLSLAELVHHFFSETKEIYRFKELNVVFIFDGLDECRLPLDFHNNEILTDVTKSASVDVLLTNLIRGKLLPSARLWITTRPAAANRIPPEFVGMTTEIRGFSDLQKDEYFTKRFRYKKQEKMVISHIKKSRSLHIMCHIPIFCWITATVVEDMLNNKNREKLPNTLTEMYIHFLVVQAKVKKFKYDGGVETDSHWSPKSQKTMESLGKLAFEQLLKRNLLFYESDLTECGIDLKEVSVCSGVFTQIFQEERGLYQNTLFCFVHLSVQEFLAALHVHLTFIKSGVNPLVEDKMKSKDLEERNHESSEIDIYKSAVDMALESPDGHLDLFLRFLMGLSLETNQTLLRGLMSQTVTRSQINIEIAQYIKEKINKNLSVEKSINLFHCLNELKDQSLVEEIQQSLRTGSLLADQLSPAQWSALNFFLLSSDKSLEIFDLKKYFPSDNALLRLLPVVKASSKVILSGCNLTERSCEALSSVLSSQSSCVKELDLSNNNLKDSGVKLLCAELKSPHCELEVLRLSGCLITDEGFAALASALTLNPGHLRELDLSYNHPGEAGVQLLAAGVDDADWKLETLKLSHLRSGPQELFWSYHEHLGWFSDKWSRSLEGLNRALVDPAGVQWLTAGLRKYSCSLSVDMNSVNKHLKLSDDHRKVTRVGEEQLYPDHPDRFDLFELLCTNGLSGRCYWEVEWSGKVYISVSYRGIKRKGHSDDSWFGFNDRSWCVICSDDGYAVWNNCTKVFIPSSSSSSSSSRRVTVYVDYPAGTLSFYRVSSDTLVHLYSFSTTFTEPLYPGFGFEFRDPSKGSWCSF, encoded by the exons ATGGAGCCGTGTGAGGACAGAGACGGGGAGGTTCCTGGCTCTAAAACAACTCTATCCATGGAACATGAGGGCCAGAG AAGTAACGCTGAAAGAGATTGTGACCCTAAAATGAAACCTGACCCATCTGTCCTGAGCCAGCTTTCAGCTAGAAAGAG GAAAGAACAGGAACCAGAACCTGAACCTAGCTGTCTGTCTATGAAGAGCAACCAATCAAAACCAGATTATATAAATTTTAAACTTGGCCAACCTTCAGATGCAAAGAG ATTCAAGCAGAGCTCAGAAGTTGGTCAATCTCCGCATGAGCATCCAATGGAGCTGGGCTTAATTTTTATG GAGCTGGAGAAAAATATTGGGATGTTTGTGAAGGATGAGCTGAAGAGCATCCAAAAGTTCTTATGTTCTGATTACCCTGACTGTTTAGAGGGTCAGGAACAGGACGAGGGGCTGTTGGGAAATGAAGACGAGAAGCAGAGGAGGTGCAGCAGCAGAGAGGCATTATTAAAGATCACTCTGGACTTCCTGAGACGGATGAAGCAAGATGAACTGGCTGACCTTCTGCAGAGCA aatcACTCATCACATGCCAGAAAACACTGAAGTCGGACCTCAAGAAGAAGTACCAGAATGTGTTTGAAGGGATTTCTAAATCAGGAAATCCAACCTTTCTGAATCAGATCTACACGGAGCTCTTCATCACAGAGGGAGGAACTGGAGAGGTCAACAATGAACATGAGGTCAGACAGATCGAAGCAGTGTCTTGGACACCAGACAGACCAGAAACACCAATTACACATGGAGACATATTTAAACCCCTAACTGGAAGAAAGGAACCAATCAGAACAGTCATGACTAAGGGAGTGGCTGGCATTGGGAAAACAGTCTTGACACAGAAGTTCACTCTGGACTGGGCTGAAAACCAAGCCAACCAGGACATCCAGTTCATGTTTCCATTCACGTTCAGAGAACTGAATCTGTTAAAAGGAAAACAGCTCAGCTTGGCGGAGCTTGTTCATCACTTTTTTAGTGAAACCAAAGAAATCTACAGGTTTAAAGagttaaatgttgttttcatcTTTGACGGATTGGATGAGTGTCGACTTCCTCTGGACTTCCACAACAATGAAATCCTGACGGATGTAACAAAGTCCGCCTCAGTGGATGTTCTTCTGACAAACCTCATCAGAGGGAAACTGCTTCCTTCAGCTCGCCTCTGGATAACCACACGACCTGCAGCAGCCAATCGGATCCCTCCTGAGTTTGTTGGCATGACGACGGAGATTAGGGGATTCTCTGACCTACAGAAAGATGAGTACTTCACAAAGAGATTTAGATATAAGAAGCAAGAAAAAATGGTAATTTCCCACATCAAGAAATCACGAAGCCTCCACATCATGTGCCACATCCCAATCTTCTGCTGGATCACTGCTACAGTTGTGGAAGACatgttaaacaacaaaaacagagaaaagctGCCAAACACCCTGACTGAGATGTACATACATTTCCTGGTGGTGCAGGCCAAGGTGAAGAAGTTCAAGTATGATGGAGGAGTGGAGACAGATTCACACTGGAGTCCAAAGAGCCAGAAGACGATGGAGTCTCTGGGAAAACTGGCTTTTGAGCAGCTTCTAAAAAGAAACCTCCTCTTCTATGAATCAGACCTGACAGAGTGTGGCATCGATCTCAAAGAAGTTTCAGTGTGCTCAGGAGTGTTCACACAGATCTTCCAAGAGGAGAGAGGGCTGTATCAGAACACTTTGTTCTGCTTCGTCCACCTGAGTGTTCAGGAGTTTCTGGCTGCTCTTCATGTTCATCTGACCTTCATCAAATCTGGAGTCAATCCGCTGGTAGAAGACAAAATGAAATCCAAGGATTTAGAAGAAAGAAACCATGAATCTTCAGAGATTGATATCTACAAGAGTGCTGTGGACATGGCCCTAGAGAGTCCCGATGGACACCTGGACCTGTTCCTCCGCTTCCTTATGGGTCTTTCACTGGAGACCAATCAGACTCTCCTAAGGGGACTGATGTCACAGACAGTAACCAGATCACAGATCAACATAGAAATAGCCCAGTACATCAAGgagaagataaataaaaatctttctgTGGAGAAAAGCATCAATCTGTTCCACTGTCTAAACGAACTAAAGGATCAGTCTCTGGTGGAGGAAATCCAACAATCTCTACGCACAGGAAGTCTTCTGGCAGATCAACTGTCTCCTGCTCAGTGGTCGGCTCTGAACTTCTTCCTGCTTTCATCAGATAAAAGTCTGGAGATCTTTGACCTGAAGAAATACTTTCCTTCAGATAATGCTCTTCTGAGGCTGCTGCCAGTAGTCAAAGCCTCCAGCAAAGTTAT ACTGAGTGGCTGTAACCTGACAGAGAGAAGCTGTGAAGCTCTATCCTCAGTTCTCAGCTCAcagtcttcctgtgtgaaagAGTTGGACCTGAGTAACAACAACCTGAAGGATTCAGGAGTGAAGCTGCTCTGTGCTGAACTGAAGAGTCCACACTGTGAACTTGAGGTTTTAAG GCTTTCTGGCTGTCTGATCACAGATGAAGGCTTTGCTGCTCTGGCCTCAGCTCTGACCTTGAATCCTGGTCACCTGAGAGAGCTGGACCTGAGTTACAATCATCCAGGAGAGGCAGGAGTTCAGCTTCTGGCAGCTGGAGTAGATGATGCAGACTGGAAGCTGGAGACTCTCAA ATTGTCCCACCTGAGAAGTGGACCTCAGGAGCTCTTCTGGAGTTACCATGAGCATCTTGGCTGGTTCTCTGATAAATGGTCTCGTTCCCTGGaaggattgaacagagctct GGTGGATCCTGCTGGAGTCCAGTGGTTAACAGCAGGTCTGAGGAAGT ATTCCTGTTCACTCTCAGTCGACATGAACTCTGTAAACAAACACCTCAAGTTATCTGACGACCACAGGAAGGTGACGCGTGTAGGAGAGGAGCAGCTCTATCCTGATCATCCAGACAGATTTGACCTCTTTGAGCTGCTGTGCACCAATGGACTGAGTGGTCGCTGTTACTGGGAGGTGGAGTGGAGTGGGAAGGTTTACATTTCTGTGAGTTACAGAGGAATCAAAAGAAAGGGACACAGTGACGACTCCTGGTTTGGATTTAATGATCGCTCCTGGTGTGTAATCTGCTCAGATGATGGTTACGCTGTTTGGAATAACTGTACAAAAGTTTTTatcccttcctcctcctcctcctcctcctcctccagaaGAGTAACAGTCTATGTGGACTATCCTGCTGGGACCCTGTCCTTCTACAGAGTCTCCTCAGACACACTGGTCCACCTCTACTCCTTCAGCACCACCTTCACTGAACCTCTTTATCCTGGATTTGGATTTGAATTCAGGGATCCTTCTAAGGGGTCTTGGTGCTCATTTTAG